TTCGAGAAACTCTTCAGATTTGCTTCAAGATTTTCATTCTCGGGCACTTCTAGTTCGAAATAGACATGGAACCTTGCGATGTTGTGTTCGGTCTTCGCATTGTCCTTTCTGGTGTCGATCTCCACCTTGATGTCGGTTGTTCCTCTACTAATACGCAGGTCATACTCGGGGCGAAGCAAGGTTCTGAGTCTGCTTTCCTCTTCTTCCAGCATCTGTTCCCGGAACTGCTTTTCAAGACGATCCAATTCATTCTGTATCAGAGGTTCAGGATCATACTTGTCTGGAAGTGCTTTCTTTTCATTGTCTAATGCAGTAAGGGAGTCAGATAGTGACTTCAGTTTCAATTCAAGTTTACCCAACTCGGATTCGGACGCCCTGACACTTTTGTCTAGTGCATTGATGTTTTTCTGAAGGTCATCGATTTTACTCAGTACGGATTCAATCTGTTCGATTTCCCCGACCATGGATTTGTCCGGATGTTTCTCCTCCTTGACCTTTTTCCTGAGATCTTCCAAATAATTGCGGAGTTCCTTGGGTGAACGATCTTTTGTTAATGTGGCAAATTGTTCCTTGACTTCGAGAAGCACTTTGTTGGTACCCAAGTGGGCAGACCTCTTCTCACTTATTTCCGATCTGATTGAACTCTGCTCATTCTTGCGGGATGTGTATTGACTGTCGATTCTTTCGGTTTCACTTGATATCTGGGTTTCGCATTCGAGGGTGATGCGGTTCCTTACAGATTCACTCTGTCCTCCACGGTATTCTGCAGCCTTCTTCGGAAGGACAGTAGTCTTGAATGTGTTGAGCTTCGAAGACACCTCGGACATGTAGGCTTTTTCCTGATCCGCTTTCAGTTTGACAATACGTTGTTCGCATTCACGATCAAGTTCCGTGAGTTCCTCGACGGGCTCCACGGTTTCATAATAGGAGGCTTCGATTCTTTTCTCCCTGATACTCAGGCCCTGAGGGCCGAACTTATCAGCCTTGACACTCGGATCCACCAATACTAGCGGAGAACGGGTGAATCCGTCGAACCGCTTTTTCTCGTTGACCTTTTCGTCTTTCTTGGCAAGGTATGCCTTTTCCTGACAGTCAACGTATATGTGCATCAGGATGGCTTCCCTACTGGTATCATTCACACTCTCGAGAGTCCATGCGGAGGTCTGCTTGCCGTTGAGGTATTGGATCCTCCCGTATTCTTCGACATCGACTTTGCCTCCGGTGGTGTATGCCTTGAACACATCCGGCACGCATTCACCGAGTTCGTAACCTTTGGCTTCGTCAGTCTTTATAAGATAAAATCTGGATTCCAGATAATTGTTCCATTCGTTCAGTTCATTGAAAACTTTCTCCGCATCGGGAACAACATATTGTTGGTTCAGTTTTAGCATGAAATCGTTCGTCAATGAACTGTTGTTGATGTGGTCCCAGCTGGGTTTAGGACCTTCCCAGTCCCCTGCGGTTTCCCAGTTGCCTTTGTCCTGAAGCTTCAGGACAATCGAACAGTTCAACTGAAGCTCCCCGTAATGGACCACGTTGGGGCTTACGGTCAGGATGGCTTTCACATTGAAGATCCTGTGACCGTTGCTCTTCTCCATGATGTCTCCCATCAGGACAAGATCGTTCTCTTTCTTACCCTGGGGGAAACGTATTGCGACATTGTTGTAGTAGGTGATGGTGAACTTGTCTCCATCCCTACCCATTTCCTTGGTATATGGTTCCCTGTTGAAATTAGGATATGAAACGAAAACATCAGAGTTTTCCAGAAGGAAGCAGGATCTTACGAAATCCTCGAAATCCCACCCCTTGTATTGTACAAGATTGGAGAACTGATCCTCCAGATTGTTGGAGAAAATCGTCTTGTTCCTGACGGCATTACGATTTGCTCCGAAATCGATACATAGATATGTTGTTGCCACACTGATGCCTTCTTTACGCTCGGTGATAGATTCATTATCTTACTTCACAAATTTATAATAATATACAAATCTGTGCAATCAAATTGTTATTATTCATTGTCAAAGCTGAGTGGTTTGTCCGTAAAATATTGGGATGGAGTATTTTTCACATACTTCAATAACCTTTGATTTATCCGCTTCACTTACATTAGGGCCAAGATAAACCGCTTGAAATTGTCCCCATAATTTATCGAAGAACTGTTCTTTCCCCTGTGTATCAAGCTCGGATACCTTTCCAAATGTAATATAATGCCATTCTTTATCGAGATGTATTGCCTCACCTTTGAATATTGCAGACCTGCTGAATAACCGTTCAATCAATTGTCCCTTCAAAGTGCAAGTATACCTCAAAACTTCTTGTTTTGTAGGTATTTTCTTATCAATTAGTTTGGTTCCAGCATAATTTAAATGTAGTAATTTGGATAGTTGCTGTGTTGGATCCACATCCGTACGAGGCTCATATGATATTTTGCGTACCTCCCGGTGAATGTCCTCGGATTTGAAACAAAGACACGCACCTGTTCCACCACATGCGTATTTTTCCCAATGGTATGAGCTATTAGGTGAGTCGGTACAGCAACATACGCGGGTAAATTTCCGCAGAAAATCATTCAAGAGTGTAGAGAGTTTTGACTTCTTTCATAGTTCATTTATTCGAAAACCGATTCATTGCCTAAGAGACTGCTCCCCGTGGAGAGATTGTTCATCATGGATTCCACAAGGACGGGGGCCCCGACTAAGGTGTTCAACTTCGCGACATTAATCTGTACAGTCAGCAAACTTCTTTTCAAATACCCTTACTATTCAAACTCTCGAAACATTCGACGGTTACACGTGCATCATCAATCGCAGAATGTGTCTGAATGAAGCTGATACCGAACCTCTGGCACATGTATTCAAGTTTGGTTTTACCGCACCTGTTCTGTAACTCGATGACATCCGGTTTCCACTTGTCGTGTTTGAAACATTCGAGATGCTCGTTGATGTAGTACAGATCTTTGTCGACGAAATCGCAACCAAGGACAGGCAGATGACCGACAAATTTGATCAGCTCAGCCAAAGCCGTTTCGGGATCCTTTCCTTTGGCATATCTGTCGGGATCTCTATGCAGAACATTTAATGCGTAGGAATCAAAACAACGGCCCGGAATCAGTTGCACATCCCAGTATTTCTCTTCTGGCCGACCGTCTACAACCTTGATTGCGGCAATCTCGATTATGGAACATTTCCGTTCTTCTATGGGTAGCGACCTGTCATTACCGCCTGTGCTGCGTTCCGTATCGATGCATACATAGTCCTTGTCGATGACCGACATCCAGTTCCTGACAATCGGAATCACTTCAGATATCGATTCTCTGTGGTCGAGGAAGTATGCTCCCAGTAGTGCCTCCATCGCGGTAGCGAGGAACTTCTGCGGATGATCGCCTTCACCAGAGTATTCAAAATAGTCATAACCATGCATCTTATCCTTGTTCGTATCGTCGTAACGTAATACATCCCTCAGCCTGTAATAAGGGGTGACTCTCTCGACAAGAACTCTATCGGACTCGTATCTCGCACGTTCCTCTATAAGTTTCTCCCTGCCTTCATGATAGAGGATCTGGGTCAGTGCCAGACGCAGGACTGCATCCCCTAATGCCCCTAACTCGAAGTTGATCTGAACCACTGCATTGTCTTTGGACTCCCGCTGATGTTTGGTGCGGTACGAATGATCGGTCAATGCGAGCTGACACCTTTCGCTTCCGTTTTTGATGTATGACGTCAGGGGATCTTCGGACATGGGCGAAACATCGATACGGATTGAGATAATATTTTCGTGGAATAGGTCGAAATCCTCGAACAATTCGACTTCCCTCGAAATCGACTAGCCAGACTCGAGGGAAGGAAGTTGATCCCCTCCCGCACCGCGTATATATCTATCTTATGAACCGCAAAAAAACAGGGTGATGGTAAAAGCTGACTTCCCTTGGTAGTTCTTGGTTATGCAATATTCGAAACAGAATGATCGATTGAAACCTCTTGACCTCTCGGTTCGGACTCCCCTGTTTTTCCCATTACTCGGGCAATTGGGAACGGAAGCGGTCAAGAAACTGCTCTCCACATTCCTCAAGGAAAGAGGATTGGAACTGTCCGAGGAGAAGACCCTCATCACCCACATAGACGATGGGTTCGATTTCCTCGGATGGAACTTCAGGAAACATCGCAATCAAGGAAGGAGGATACTCATAATCAGATCTTCGAACAAATCCCTGCAATCGATGAAGGCCTCGATCAAGGAGACCGTATTGGTGAAGGGAAAGGCGAAGGGTCAGGATGAGTTGATCCGTGAACTGAATCCGAAGATTCGCGGATGGTGCAACTACCACAAATCAGCCATGTCCTCCAGGACATTCTGCTATCTCGATTCCCGTCTGTTCCAGACACTGTACAGATGGGGACTGAGGAAACACAGGAAGAAAGGGAAGAGATGGGTGAAGGACAGGTATTGGCACCAGAGAGGAAGCAGGAAATGGACGTTCTGTTCCGACAAGGAAGAGCTATTCGGACCGATGGATGTGAAGATAAAACACCACGTGAAGGTAATCGGTACGAAGAATCCCTACATCGACACGGAATACTTCCACGACAAACAGAATAACAGGAAGTATGAACGCGGGTATATAGGGATAAGAGTTTCGCTATGTAAGTCGCCCGGTAACAATGGGTTGTCGTTGGCTTGAGCCGTGTGCGGTGAAAGTCGCACGCACGGTTCTTAGAAGAGGAGGAGGGAGTAATCCCTTCCCCTTATTCGATTATAGAGCCGAAGATTCTCAAGAACAGGTCCAGATCAGAAGGTTACGGGCTGAAGATATTCCCGAACCGACAGTGAATCGCAGAAGGATGTAGGGGTGAGTGGT
The nucleotide sequence above comes from Candidatus Methanomethylophilus alvi Mx1201. Encoded proteins:
- a CDS encoding exonuclease domain-containing protein, coding for MFEDFDLFHENIISIRIDVSPMSEDPLTSYIKNGSERCQLALTDHSYRTKHQRESKDNAVVQINFELGALGDAVLRLALTQILYHEGREKLIEERARYESDRVLVERVTPYYRLRDVLRYDDTNKDKMHGYDYFEYSGEGDHPQKFLATAMEALLGAYFLDHRESISEVIPIVRNWMSVIDKDYVCIDTERSTGGNDRSLPIEERKCSIIEIAAIKVVDGRPEEKYWDVQLIPGRCFDSYALNVLHRDPDRYAKGKDPETALAELIKFVGHLPVLGCDFVDKDLYYINEHLECFKHDKWKPDVIELQNRCGKTKLEYMCQRFGISFIQTHSAIDDARVTVECFESLNSKGI
- a CDS encoding group II intron maturase-specific domain-containing protein gives rise to the protein MGTEAVKKLLSTFLKERGLELSEEKTLITHIDDGFDFLGWNFRKHRNQGRRILIIRSSNKSLQSMKASIKETVLVKGKAKGQDELIRELNPKIRGWCNYHKSAMSSRTFCYLDSRLFQTLYRWGLRKHRKKGKRWVKDRYWHQRGSRKWTFCSDKEELFGPMDVKIKHHVKVIGTKNPYIDTEYFHDKQNNRKYERGYIGIRVSLCKSPGNNGLSLA